The following coding sequences are from one Melanotaenia boesemani isolate fMelBoe1 chromosome 19, fMelBoe1.pri, whole genome shotgun sequence window:
- the purg gene encoding purine-rich element-binding protein gamma: MMMADGCCRGMERGRSKTASDPLPRHPYLQQYIQTGAQQQGNDIQELASKRVDIQKKRFYLDVKQSVRGRFLKIAEVWIGKGRHDNIRKSKLTLSMSMAPALRYSLGDFIDYYARIGLRGGLAPQLAEEHSSSNGQSRRKAQEQHAMLSPTGSVGSDNHTHRVLKSESIERDNRKYFLDLKENQRGRFLRIRQTVSKGHGTMGYYGQGIEQTIVLPAQGLIEFRDALSQLIEDYGDEEMDDHDRTGSRNRIDNPELPEAASFRVDNKRFYFDVGSNRFGVFLKISEVRQPYRNTITVPLKAWARFGENFIRYEEEMRRIFSCHKEKRTEGRQDSGEQQD, from the coding sequence ATGATGATGGCTGATGGATGTTGCAGGGGAATGGAAAGAGGCAGAAGTAAGACTGCATCCGATCCTCTACCAAGACACCCTTATCTCCAGCAGTACATCCAGACCGGAGCACAGCAACAGGGGAATGACATCCAGGAATTGGCCTCTAAACGCGTCGACATCCAGAAGAAACGTTTTTATCTGGATGTTAAGCAAAGTGTTCGCGGCCGCTTCCTGAAAATAGCCGAGGTGTGGATCGGGAAGGGTCGTCATGATAACATCAGGAAGAGCAAGCTGACTTTGTCCATGTCCATGGCTCCTGCTCTTCGCTACAGCCTGGGAGACTTTATAGATTACTATGCGCGTATCGGACTGAGGGGGGGTCTGGCCCCTCAGCTGGCCGAGgagcacagcagcagcaacgGTCAGAGCCGCAGGAAGGCGCAGGAGCAGCACGCCATGCTGTCTCCCACCGGCTCCGTGGGCTCCGACAACCATACCCACCGCGTCCTCAAGAGCGAATCCATTGAGAGGGACAACAGAAAGTACTTTCTGGATCTGAAGGAGAACCAGAGAGGCAGGTTCCTCCGGATTCGGCAGACTGTCAGCAAAGGCCACGGCACGATGGGCTACTACGGCCAGGGCATCGAGCAGACCATCGTGCTTCCCGCTCAGGGACTCATCGAGTTCAGAGACGCCCTCTCCCAGCTGATCGAAGACTACGGTGACGAAGAGATGGACGACCACGACCGAACCGGCTCCAGGAACCGCATCGACAACCCCGAGCTCCCCGAGGCTGCATCTTTTCGCGTGGACAACAAAAGGTTTTACTTTGACGTGGGTTCGAACCGGTTCGGTGTTTTTCTGAAAATCAGCGAAGTGCGCCAGCCGTACAGAAACACCATCACGGTTCCGTTAAAGGCCTGGGCCCGGTTCGGGGAGAATTTCATCAGGTACGAAGAGGAGATGCGGCGGATCTTTTCGTGTCACAAGGAGAAGCGGACAGAAGGCCGGCAGGACAGCGGGGAGCAGCAGGACTGA